A genomic stretch from Sebastes fasciatus isolate fSebFas1 chromosome 23, fSebFas1.pri, whole genome shotgun sequence includes:
- the LOC141761511 gene encoding uncharacterized protein LOC141761511 isoform X3, producing the protein MEIKRGTESGNSRGNGPPVHHLRLLAPPLQLLSAAVWQVVQQGLVDHYGMLEEFVTMVTELVPELMSYSQRAQLILGLRARLALEMCRGEHPVDVQTIQPHLDRIKAPVSTAKDHHVTINQVEESEVNFVELVHSLLEDPLERKYFFQEIFPVYFGPKYDAALEMLVWEFISRLEELLPAPDFTQLAALLGDTPSVLGECLQSFFPPEDMKAVLEHHRNLGHFEEKDPRLLPMDDCILSSLSLPPGTKPVTNTTSPAHKDSDPPEHKELLDPLFDTSSLERAIRRSSETARQSLKEMRDSGSRQLRVRGGNISQEGKVQNSVSARPRDGTIDLTASNETAGSAANDNSQSLIGGRVLRKRKLSGGVDIPSKQPAEAKASLDSPVDDENSGESPLISIWGDYTDSQEGSLPVVTDTKVPWSDEETLNLLDIWGKDSVQRALKGCLKNRHIFTQIAQKMAERGYMRTVEQCQTRIKRLKKCFRKKNRAKSKLEYKFYEQLKRVLGSSASSAVPEVTYDVEEAVDEDKSQDGDEDLQFLGQTSQPEIGTRSVPWTDFESLALINTWGEDQMQQELRGMHRNGHIFSIISNKMAAQGFSRTPEQCQTRLKRLKSNFRQCYQNILKGQEQVECKFYNELGCILVKDFPSVPQLEEMPEEPEENDLPSFSHQDIEAAVGVQEDRRKVPWSDKETVILLEIWGDSQVQRSMKRYPHNGHIFTEISERLGVNGFSRSAGQCHTRIKRLKANYRQCQETMSSSGTDRVDFKFYDLLEQILDKQPSTSSTVVTDSIEISEDSNGESVTETDGDVSMSTEKTAPGSWSDEETVALMEIWGDEDVQSAMKGFVHNGHVYADISGRLHELGYSKTSEQCRWKVKSLRNNFRQSYDKKKCGKKVDYRFYYQLEEILGQEAASIDEYDEKDDQADQDPGADGANTAWTEHETVALVEVWAADDVQHSLKTCVRNGHIFADIAEKMTTIGYQRTAEQCHSRIKRLKKSYRRYCNSWRSGRTTVFRYFHLLAPVLGDNSVYADVDSTAAEAAVQPLMDNDPDMYDEQPSSSHLLADQSRKMPWSDLETRTLLEVWGEDDVQLTLRGCLKNRHVFEYISEKMSDGGFIRTSEQCYTRIKRLKHGFLHEKEEHKFFSEMNEIFSRELKVDGSVADTPVTEEPDDSPPKKAASGTQWAADSSKLAWSDGETEALLDIWGSEEIQETLRSCTKNKHIFIQISEVMISQGYQRTPEQCQTRIKRLRANFRHFLEGRKGEKQECKFFEQLVQIFGSKYVTNSDPLADDAAEET; encoded by the exons ATGGAAATAAAACGTGGAACTGAAAGTGGAAACAGTCGAG GTAATGGTCCTCCAGTCCACCATCTACGCCTCCTGGCCCCGCCCTTGCAGCTGTTATCAGCCGCAGTGTGGCAAGTAGTGCAGCAGGGACTTGTGGACCACTACGGGATGCTGGAGGAGTTTGTTACCATGGTGACGGAACTGGTCCCAGAGCTGATGAGCTACAGTCAGAGGGCTCAGCTCATCCTGGGACTCAGGGCCAGG CTGGCTCTGGAGATGTGTCGAGGCGAGCACCCGGTGGACGTGCAGACCATTCAGCCACATCTGGACAGAATTAAAGCTCCCGTCAGCACTGCCAAGGATCACCAT GTAACCATAAACCAGGTGGAGGAATCGGAGGTGAACTTTGTGGAGTTGGTGCATTCCTTACTAGAGGATCCCTtggaaagaaaatattttttccaa GAAATCTTCCCTGTATATTTTGGGCCAAAGTACGATGCTGCACTTGAGATGCTGGTGTGGGAGTTCATATCAagactggaggagctgctgccagCTCCAGACTTCACACAG TTGGCAGCTTTGCTTGGAGACACTCCGTCAGTCCTGGGCGAATGTTTACAATCCTTTTTCCCGCCAGAGGACATGAAGGCTGTACTCGAGCACCACAGAAACCTCGGCCATTTTGAAGAGAAAG ATCCTAGATTATTACCGATGGATGACTGCATCCTCTCCTCCCTGTCTCTGCCTCCTGGGACCAAACCTGTCACGAACACCACCTCACCTGCTCACAAAGATTCAGACCCTCCCGAGCACAAAGAACTCCTCGACCCTCTCTTCGACACAAGCAGCCTGGAGAGGGCGATCAGGAGGAGCTCTGAGACAGCGAGACAAAGCCTGAAGGAGATGAGAGACTCGGGCAGTCGGCAGCTGCGGGTTAGAGGCGGGAACATTTCTCAGGAGGGGAAAGTGCAAAACTCAGTTAGTGCACGGCCACGTGATGGAACCATAGACCTCACTGCGTCTAATGAGACCGCGGGTTCAGCAGCCAATGACAACAGCCAAAGCTTGATAGGAGGGCGGGTTCTCAGGAAGAGGAAGCTGAGCGGAGGCGTGGACATTCCCTCAAAACAGCCGGCGGAGGCGAAAGCTTCCTT GGATTCGCCAGTGGATGATGAGAATTCAGGTGAATCTCCTCTAATCTCGATATGGGGAGATTATACAG aCTCTCAGGAAGGTTCTCTCCCAGTTGTGACGGACACAAAGGTTCCCTGGTCGGACGAGGAGACTCTCAATCTGCTCGACATCTGGGGGAAGGACTCGGTGCAGCGGGCTTTAAAGGGCTGCTTGAAAAACCGTCACATATTCACGCAGATCGCTCAGAAGATGGCAGAGAGAGGCTACATGAGAACGGTGGAACAGTGCCAGACCAGGATCAAACGACTGAAGAAATGCTTCCGCAAGAAAAACAG AGCGAAATCCAAGCTGGAGTACAAATTTTACGAGCAGCTGAAGCGGGTACTCGGCTCCTCGGCTTCCTCGGCTGTTCCCGAGGTCACCTATGACGTCGAAGAGGCCGTCGATGAAGACAAGTCCCAAGACGGCGATGAGGACTTGCAGTTTCTTGGCCAAACAAGCCAACCAGAAATAG GAACTAGAAGCGTGCCGTGGACAGACTTCGAGTCGTTGGCTCTCATCAACACGTGGGGAGAAGACCAGATGCAGCAGGAGCTGAGAGGAATGCACAGAAACGGACACATTTTCTCCATCATATCCAACAAGATGGCCGCGCAGGGCTTCTCCCGAACACCAGAGCAGTGCCAAACGAGGCTGAAAAGACTGAAATCAAACTTCAGGCAGTGCTACCAAAACAT CCTGAAGGGACAGGAGCAAGTCGAGTGCAAGTTCTACAACGAACTGGGATGCATACTAGTGAAGGACTTCCCTTCGGTGCCGCAGCTGGAGGAAATGCCAGAAGAACCTGAAGAGAACGACTTGCCGTCCTTCTCCCATCAGGATATCG aGGCTGCTGTGGGCGttcaggaggacaggaggaaagtCCCTTGGTCGGACAAAGAGACCGTCATCCTTCTGGAGATCTGGGGCGACAGCCAG GTCCAGCGGAGCATGAAACGCTACCCACATAACGGCCACATTTTCACCGAGATATCAGAGAGACTCGGCGTCAACGGCTTCTCCCGCAGCGCAGGGCAGTGCCACACCAGGATCAAACGGCTGAAAGCCAACTATCGTCAGTGTCAGGAAACCATGAG CTCATCTGGGACCGACAGAGTCGACTTTAAATTCTATGATCTGCTGGAACAAATCCTGGACAAGCAGCCGTCCACATCCTCCACCGTGGTAACGGACTCCATCGAAATATCTGAAGACTCCAACGGTGAATCAGTGACTGAAACAG ATGGAGACGTCAGCATGTCAACAGAAAAAACGGCACCTGGCTCGTGGTCCGACGAGGAGACCGTGGCGCTTATGGAGATCTGGGGCGACGAAGACGTTCAGAGTGCGATGAAGGGTTTCGTCCACAATGGACACGTTTACGCCGACATTTCGGGGAGACTGCACGAGCTCGGCTACTCGAAGACCTCGGAGCAATGCCGCTGGAAGGTCAAGTCACTGAGGAACAACTTTCGACAGAGCTACGACAAAAAGAA atgtggaaaaaaagtaGATTATAGATTCTACTACCAGCTGGAAGAAATTCTCGGACAGGAGGCAGCTTCTATCGATGAGTATGATGAAAAAGACGACCAAGCGGACCAGGATCCAG GTGCAGATGGCGCGAACACGGCGTGGACGGAGCACGAGACAGTCGCCCTCGTTGAGGTGTGGGCCGCAGACGACGTGCAGCACAGCCTGAAAACCTGCGTCCGCAACGGGCACATATTCGCCGACATAGCGGAGAAAATGACCACCATCGGATACCAGAGGACGGCGGAGCAGTGCCACTCCCGGATCAAAAGGTTGAAGAAGAGTTACAGACGTTACTGCAACAGCTGGAG AAGTGGACGGACCACTGTGTTTCGATACTTCCACCTCCTGGCTCCGGTGCTCGGTGACAACTCTGTGTATGCTGATGTGGACAGTACTGCTGCTGAGGCCGCCGTGCAGCCCCTCATGGACAACGATCCTGACATGT ACGACGAGCAGCCGTCATCCAGCCACCTGCTGGCCGACCAGAGCAGGAAGATGCCGTGGTCGGACCTGGAGACTCGCACCCTGCTGGAGGTCTGGGGCGAAGACGACGTGCAGCTCACCCTGAGGGGCTGCCTGAAGAACCGCCACGTGTTCGAGTACATCTCTGAGAAGATGAGTGACGGAGGATTCATAAGGACGTCAGAGCAGTGCTACACACGCATTAAGCGCCTTAAACACGGCTTCCTCCATGAAAA GGAGGAACATAAATTCTTCAGTGAGATGAATGAAATCTTCAGCAGGGAGCTGAAAGTGGACGGCTCCGTCGCAGACACGCCAGTCACAGAGGAGCCGGATGACAGCCCACCAAAAAAAG CTGCCTCAGGTACTCAGTGGGCGGCCGACAGCTCGAAGCTGGCCTGGAGCGACGGGGAGACCGAGGCCCTCCTGGACATATGGGGGAGCGAGGAGATCCAGGAGACCTTGAGGAGCTGCACCAAGAACAAACACATCTTCATCCAGATCTCTGAGGTCATGATCAGCCAGGGCTACCAGCGCACTCCTGAACAGTGTCAGACCAGAATAAAGAGGCTCAGGGCCAATTTCAGACACTTCCTAGAAGGCAGAAA aggagagaaacaggaatGCAAGTTCTTTGAGCAGTTGGTGCAGATATTTGGCAGCAAGTACGTAACGAACTCCGACCCCCTGGCCGACGATGCAGCCGAAG AGACCTGA
- the LOC141761511 gene encoding uncharacterized protein LOC141761511 isoform X2 has protein sequence MKSKEMTGNGPPVHHLRLLAPPLQLLSAAVWQVVQQGLVDHYGMLEEFVTMVTELVPELMSYSQRAQLILGLRARLALEMCRGEHPVDVQTIQPHLDRIKAPVSTAKDHHVTINQVEESEVNFVELVHSLLEDPLERKYFFQEIFPVYFGPKYDAALEMLVWEFISRLEELLPAPDFTQLAALLGDTPSVLGECLQSFFPPEDMKAVLEHHRNLGHFEEKDPRLLPMDDCILSSLSLPPGTKPVTNTTSPAHKDSDPPEHKELLDPLFDTSSLERAIRRSSETARQSLKEMRDSGSRQLRVRGGNISQEGKVQNSVSARPRDGTIDLTASNETAGSAANDNSQSLIGGRVLRKRKLSGGVDIPSKQPAEAKASLDSPVDDENSGESPLISIWGDYTDSQEGSLPVVTDTKVPWSDEETLNLLDIWGKDSVQRALKGCLKNRHIFTQIAQKMAERGYMRTVEQCQTRIKRLKKCFRKKNRAKSKLEYKFYEQLKRVLGSSASSAVPEVTYDVEEAVDEDKSQDGDEDLQFLGQTSQPEIGTRSVPWTDFESLALINTWGEDQMQQELRGMHRNGHIFSIISNKMAAQGFSRTPEQCQTRLKRLKSNFRQCYQNILKGQEQVECKFYNELGCILVKDFPSVPQLEEMPEEPEENDLPSFSHQDIEAAVGVQEDRRKVPWSDKETVILLEIWGDSQVQRSMKRYPHNGHIFTEISERLGVNGFSRSAGQCHTRIKRLKANYRQCQETMSSSGTDRVDFKFYDLLEQILDKQPSTSSTVVTDSIEISEDSNGESVTETDGDVSMSTEKTAPGSWSDEETVALMEIWGDEDVQSAMKGFVHNGHVYADISGRLHELGYSKTSEQCRWKVKSLRNNFRQSYDKKKCGKKVDYRFYYQLEEILGQEAASIDEYDEKDDQADQDPGADGANTAWTEHETVALVEVWAADDVQHSLKTCVRNGHIFADIAEKMTTIGYQRTAEQCHSRIKRLKKSYRRYCNSWRSGRTTVFRYFHLLAPVLGDNSVYADVDSTAAEAAVQPLMDNDPDMYDEQPSSSHLLADQSRKMPWSDLETRTLLEVWGEDDVQLTLRGCLKNRHVFEYISEKMSDGGFIRTSEQCYTRIKRLKHGFLHEKEEHKFFSEMNEIFSRELKVDGSVADTPVTEEPDDSPPKKAASGTQWAADSSKLAWSDGETEALLDIWGSEEIQETLRSCTKNKHIFIQISEVMISQGYQRTPEQCQTRIKRLRANFRHFLEGRKGEKQECKFFEQLVQIFGSKYVTNSDPLADDAAEGKKSHLGGLAVSPLFLC, from the exons GTAATGGTCCTCCAGTCCACCATCTACGCCTCCTGGCCCCGCCCTTGCAGCTGTTATCAGCCGCAGTGTGGCAAGTAGTGCAGCAGGGACTTGTGGACCACTACGGGATGCTGGAGGAGTTTGTTACCATGGTGACGGAACTGGTCCCAGAGCTGATGAGCTACAGTCAGAGGGCTCAGCTCATCCTGGGACTCAGGGCCAGG CTGGCTCTGGAGATGTGTCGAGGCGAGCACCCGGTGGACGTGCAGACCATTCAGCCACATCTGGACAGAATTAAAGCTCCCGTCAGCACTGCCAAGGATCACCAT GTAACCATAAACCAGGTGGAGGAATCGGAGGTGAACTTTGTGGAGTTGGTGCATTCCTTACTAGAGGATCCCTtggaaagaaaatattttttccaa GAAATCTTCCCTGTATATTTTGGGCCAAAGTACGATGCTGCACTTGAGATGCTGGTGTGGGAGTTCATATCAagactggaggagctgctgccagCTCCAGACTTCACACAG TTGGCAGCTTTGCTTGGAGACACTCCGTCAGTCCTGGGCGAATGTTTACAATCCTTTTTCCCGCCAGAGGACATGAAGGCTGTACTCGAGCACCACAGAAACCTCGGCCATTTTGAAGAGAAAG ATCCTAGATTATTACCGATGGATGACTGCATCCTCTCCTCCCTGTCTCTGCCTCCTGGGACCAAACCTGTCACGAACACCACCTCACCTGCTCACAAAGATTCAGACCCTCCCGAGCACAAAGAACTCCTCGACCCTCTCTTCGACACAAGCAGCCTGGAGAGGGCGATCAGGAGGAGCTCTGAGACAGCGAGACAAAGCCTGAAGGAGATGAGAGACTCGGGCAGTCGGCAGCTGCGGGTTAGAGGCGGGAACATTTCTCAGGAGGGGAAAGTGCAAAACTCAGTTAGTGCACGGCCACGTGATGGAACCATAGACCTCACTGCGTCTAATGAGACCGCGGGTTCAGCAGCCAATGACAACAGCCAAAGCTTGATAGGAGGGCGGGTTCTCAGGAAGAGGAAGCTGAGCGGAGGCGTGGACATTCCCTCAAAACAGCCGGCGGAGGCGAAAGCTTCCTT GGATTCGCCAGTGGATGATGAGAATTCAGGTGAATCTCCTCTAATCTCGATATGGGGAGATTATACAG aCTCTCAGGAAGGTTCTCTCCCAGTTGTGACGGACACAAAGGTTCCCTGGTCGGACGAGGAGACTCTCAATCTGCTCGACATCTGGGGGAAGGACTCGGTGCAGCGGGCTTTAAAGGGCTGCTTGAAAAACCGTCACATATTCACGCAGATCGCTCAGAAGATGGCAGAGAGAGGCTACATGAGAACGGTGGAACAGTGCCAGACCAGGATCAAACGACTGAAGAAATGCTTCCGCAAGAAAAACAG AGCGAAATCCAAGCTGGAGTACAAATTTTACGAGCAGCTGAAGCGGGTACTCGGCTCCTCGGCTTCCTCGGCTGTTCCCGAGGTCACCTATGACGTCGAAGAGGCCGTCGATGAAGACAAGTCCCAAGACGGCGATGAGGACTTGCAGTTTCTTGGCCAAACAAGCCAACCAGAAATAG GAACTAGAAGCGTGCCGTGGACAGACTTCGAGTCGTTGGCTCTCATCAACACGTGGGGAGAAGACCAGATGCAGCAGGAGCTGAGAGGAATGCACAGAAACGGACACATTTTCTCCATCATATCCAACAAGATGGCCGCGCAGGGCTTCTCCCGAACACCAGAGCAGTGCCAAACGAGGCTGAAAAGACTGAAATCAAACTTCAGGCAGTGCTACCAAAACAT CCTGAAGGGACAGGAGCAAGTCGAGTGCAAGTTCTACAACGAACTGGGATGCATACTAGTGAAGGACTTCCCTTCGGTGCCGCAGCTGGAGGAAATGCCAGAAGAACCTGAAGAGAACGACTTGCCGTCCTTCTCCCATCAGGATATCG aGGCTGCTGTGGGCGttcaggaggacaggaggaaagtCCCTTGGTCGGACAAAGAGACCGTCATCCTTCTGGAGATCTGGGGCGACAGCCAG GTCCAGCGGAGCATGAAACGCTACCCACATAACGGCCACATTTTCACCGAGATATCAGAGAGACTCGGCGTCAACGGCTTCTCCCGCAGCGCAGGGCAGTGCCACACCAGGATCAAACGGCTGAAAGCCAACTATCGTCAGTGTCAGGAAACCATGAG CTCATCTGGGACCGACAGAGTCGACTTTAAATTCTATGATCTGCTGGAACAAATCCTGGACAAGCAGCCGTCCACATCCTCCACCGTGGTAACGGACTCCATCGAAATATCTGAAGACTCCAACGGTGAATCAGTGACTGAAACAG ATGGAGACGTCAGCATGTCAACAGAAAAAACGGCACCTGGCTCGTGGTCCGACGAGGAGACCGTGGCGCTTATGGAGATCTGGGGCGACGAAGACGTTCAGAGTGCGATGAAGGGTTTCGTCCACAATGGACACGTTTACGCCGACATTTCGGGGAGACTGCACGAGCTCGGCTACTCGAAGACCTCGGAGCAATGCCGCTGGAAGGTCAAGTCACTGAGGAACAACTTTCGACAGAGCTACGACAAAAAGAA atgtggaaaaaaagtaGATTATAGATTCTACTACCAGCTGGAAGAAATTCTCGGACAGGAGGCAGCTTCTATCGATGAGTATGATGAAAAAGACGACCAAGCGGACCAGGATCCAG GTGCAGATGGCGCGAACACGGCGTGGACGGAGCACGAGACAGTCGCCCTCGTTGAGGTGTGGGCCGCAGACGACGTGCAGCACAGCCTGAAAACCTGCGTCCGCAACGGGCACATATTCGCCGACATAGCGGAGAAAATGACCACCATCGGATACCAGAGGACGGCGGAGCAGTGCCACTCCCGGATCAAAAGGTTGAAGAAGAGTTACAGACGTTACTGCAACAGCTGGAG AAGTGGACGGACCACTGTGTTTCGATACTTCCACCTCCTGGCTCCGGTGCTCGGTGACAACTCTGTGTATGCTGATGTGGACAGTACTGCTGCTGAGGCCGCCGTGCAGCCCCTCATGGACAACGATCCTGACATGT ACGACGAGCAGCCGTCATCCAGCCACCTGCTGGCCGACCAGAGCAGGAAGATGCCGTGGTCGGACCTGGAGACTCGCACCCTGCTGGAGGTCTGGGGCGAAGACGACGTGCAGCTCACCCTGAGGGGCTGCCTGAAGAACCGCCACGTGTTCGAGTACATCTCTGAGAAGATGAGTGACGGAGGATTCATAAGGACGTCAGAGCAGTGCTACACACGCATTAAGCGCCTTAAACACGGCTTCCTCCATGAAAA GGAGGAACATAAATTCTTCAGTGAGATGAATGAAATCTTCAGCAGGGAGCTGAAAGTGGACGGCTCCGTCGCAGACACGCCAGTCACAGAGGAGCCGGATGACAGCCCACCAAAAAAAG CTGCCTCAGGTACTCAGTGGGCGGCCGACAGCTCGAAGCTGGCCTGGAGCGACGGGGAGACCGAGGCCCTCCTGGACATATGGGGGAGCGAGGAGATCCAGGAGACCTTGAGGAGCTGCACCAAGAACAAACACATCTTCATCCAGATCTCTGAGGTCATGATCAGCCAGGGCTACCAGCGCACTCCTGAACAGTGTCAGACCAGAATAAAGAGGCTCAGGGCCAATTTCAGACACTTCCTAGAAGGCAGAAA aggagagaaacaggaatGCAAGTTCTTTGAGCAGTTGGTGCAGATATTTGGCAGCAAGTACGTAACGAACTCCGACCCCCTGGCCGACGATGCAGCCGAAGGTAAGAAGTCACATTTAGGtgggctagctgtttcccctctgtttttatgctaa